A genomic region of Pseudomonadota bacterium contains the following coding sequences:
- the trmA gene encoding tRNA (uridine(54)-C5)-methyltransferase TrmA: MKPWTFAPERYDALFDAKCAATAELLAPICDLPAQRYRSPAHGFRVRAEFRLWHEGDALDYVMFDPQAPRDPVVIDTFPQALAPITERMPRLLRALKQSDTLRRRVFQAEFLASREGQVVVTLVYHRPLDDAWEQAAAALARDLDVSIIGRSRKQKLVIGEDRIEESFEVGGQRWRYYAYEQSFVQPNAFINEHMLNWVWTQAEDAQGDLLELYCGNGNFTLPLASRYRSVVATEVAKISTRAALQNIEMNAVENVELVRLSAEEVIQALNNVRPFRRLQALRQPLGDYDFRAVFVDPPRQGLDAQTCELLQRFERIYYVSCSPQTLAENLRALHTTHEVMALAMFDQFPYTHHVECGVVLARRDA, encoded by the coding sequence ATGAAGCCCTGGACCTTCGCGCCGGAGCGCTACGACGCCCTGTTCGATGCCAAGTGCGCCGCCACCGCCGAGCTGCTGGCGCCGATCTGCGACCTGCCTGCGCAACGCTATCGCTCGCCTGCGCACGGCTTTCGCGTGCGCGCGGAGTTTCGCCTCTGGCATGAGGGGGACGCGCTCGACTACGTGATGTTCGACCCGCAGGCCCCACGCGATCCCGTTGTGATCGACACCTTCCCCCAGGCACTGGCGCCGATCACCGAGCGAATGCCACGCCTGTTGCGGGCCCTCAAGCAGAGTGACACCTTGCGTCGGCGCGTTTTCCAAGCGGAGTTTCTCGCCTCACGCGAGGGTCAGGTGGTGGTGACCCTGGTCTATCACCGCCCCCTCGACGACGCTTGGGAGCAGGCCGCCGCCGCCCTCGCCCGTGACCTCGACGTCTCTATCATCGGCCGTAGTCGCAAGCAGAAGCTCGTGATCGGCGAAGACCGCATCGAGGAGTCCTTCGAGGTGGGCGGCCAGCGCTGGCGCTACTACGCCTACGAGCAGTCGTTCGTCCAACCCAATGCGTTCATCAACGAACACATGCTGAACTGGGTCTGGACCCAGGCGGAGGACGCGCAGGGCGATCTGCTCGAGCTGTACTGCGGCAACGGCAACTTCACCCTGCCCCTCGCCTCGCGCTACCGATCCGTGGTGGCCACCGAGGTGGCCAAGATCAGCACGCGCGCGGCGCTCCAGAACATCGAGATGAACGCGGTGGAGAATGTCGAGCTGGTGCGCCTGAGCGCCGAGGAGGTCATCCAGGCGCTGAACAACGTGCGCCCTTTCCGGCGGCTCCAGGCCCTGCGCCAACCGCTCGGCGACTACGACTTCCGTGCCGTCTTCGTGGATCCGCCGCGCCAGGGCCTCGACGCCCAGACCTGCGAGCTGCTGCAGCGCTTCGAGCGGATCTACTACGTCTCCTGCAGCCCGCAGACCCTGGCCGAAAACCTACGCGCGCTGCACACCACACACGAGGTGATGGCGCTGGCCATGTTCGACCAGTTCCCCTACACGCACCACGTGGAGTGCGGGGTGGTGTTGGCCCGTCGCGACGCTTGA
- a CDS encoding right-handed parallel beta-helix repeat-containing protein, with protein MIDSNRFRALGCALLVGALSATVCSAQSCLVPSSTYPTIQSAVDDIACAVVDVQAGTYVENITVTRATPLRLSGAGLGQTQIDGSAAAQATLSAQMTGVGSSLIVTDLPIGNGVGTTRAGGVDVIGEDSAGPLVLRRVRLTRNEGPAALQARRMGVALIEDSLFDRNVGSVISTSFGGDGTDYIIRRSTFEENTAPPGEGGITLQIGADLELTDSQLINNAHCGGVGATTGTFERLLVQGNAGTDCLVQCAAQLDVGVIRNATIADNLAAGLCTVGPRLIVENTTISGNRSNGVVQAGGFDQSFPVGPFTIFRNVTLVNNTAASGVGGIRVHMGSLVLAGSIVAGNAGVQCLDFPDGPGVITSFDYNLDSDGTCFLTAPNDLPSIVDPRIGALQDNGGGLPTHALLEDSPAVDAAASDVGLTCASTDQRGTARPQGLACDIGAFELEQPQR; from the coding sequence ATGATCGATTCGAATCGCTTTCGCGCGCTGGGATGCGCGCTGCTCGTGGGGGCCCTGAGCGCCACCGTGTGCTCGGCCCAAAGCTGCCTCGTCCCCTCATCCACATACCCGACGATCCAGAGTGCGGTGGACGATATCGCCTGCGCCGTGGTCGACGTGCAGGCCGGTACCTACGTCGAGAACATCACCGTGACCCGTGCCACGCCCCTGCGCCTGAGCGGCGCGGGCCTTGGGCAAACGCAGATCGATGGCAGTGCCGCTGCACAAGCCACGCTCAGCGCGCAGATGACCGGCGTCGGGTCCAGCCTCATCGTCACGGATCTCCCCATTGGCAATGGCGTGGGCACCACGCGAGCGGGCGGCGTCGATGTGATCGGCGAGGACAGCGCGGGCCCCCTGGTGCTACGGCGCGTGAGGCTCACGCGCAACGAAGGGCCTGCAGCGCTCCAGGCGCGTCGTATGGGCGTCGCGCTCATCGAGGACAGCTTGTTCGATCGCAACGTGGGCAGCGTGATCAGCACGTCTTTCGGCGGCGACGGCACCGACTACATCATCCGCCGCAGCACGTTCGAGGAGAACACCGCACCCCCGGGCGAGGGCGGTATCACCCTGCAGATCGGCGCGGACCTCGAACTCACCGACAGCCAGCTCATCAACAATGCGCACTGCGGCGGCGTCGGCGCTACCACCGGCACCTTCGAACGCCTATTGGTGCAAGGCAACGCGGGCACGGACTGCCTCGTGCAATGCGCCGCGCAGCTGGATGTGGGCGTGATCCGCAACGCCACGATCGCGGACAACCTGGCCGCTGGCCTGTGCACCGTGGGTCCACGGTTGATCGTCGAGAACACCACCATCAGCGGCAACCGTTCCAACGGCGTGGTGCAGGCGGGTGGCTTTGACCAGTCCTTTCCCGTCGGCCCCTTCACGATCTTCCGCAACGTCACCCTAGTGAACAACACGGCCGCCAGCGGGGTGGGGGGTATCCGCGTGCACATGGGCAGCCTGGTGTTGGCGGGCAGCATCGTCGCCGGCAACGCCGGCGTGCAGTGCCTGGACTTTCCGGACGGACCCGGGGTGATTACGTCCTTCGATTACAACCTGGACTCCGACGGCACGTGCTTTCTCACGGCACCTAACGATCTACCAAGTATCGTGGATCCACGTATCGGCGCCCTGCAGGACAACGGGGGTGGCTTGCCGACCCACGCGTTGCTCGAGGACAGCCCGGCGGTGGACGCGGCCGCCAGCGACGTAGGGCTCACGTGTGCGTCCACCGACCAGCGTGGTACGGCCCGGCCCCAGGGGCTGGCGTGTGATATCGGCGCCTTCGAGTTGGAGCAGCCCCAGCGCTAG
- a CDS encoding PhoX family phosphatase has product MNSTKLGGDNAAIHDEKESIGSNRSGNTPFAEIAATRRDVMAGGLAAAVSGFLAPKAFATEANSTGIPKGEQVEGGLVNFAPVTIEQYNAESEGGTVPVISSDYEFQAIIPWGTPIVPGVAEYTGDPNTRPTAAEQEQMIGIGHDGMWFFPEAGATSDGMLCINHEFGTDSHLLGKDEPENLDDVRLSQAGHGVSVVRIAEDEQGNWGVVFDDRNRRVTVNTPVVFDGPVAGSEFLVNAAGNAPQGTVNNCGSGFTPWGTYLTCEENFNGYFGITDPEYQLTEAQDRYGFDADGFGYGWYNFDPRFDISNPDYANESNRFGWIVEIDPQNPDKPPVKHTALGRFKHEAIAIQVAPSGKVVCYMGDDERFDYCYKFVSEFRWEDAIQAGISPLASGRLYVARFFVTGRGRWIELSRRNETLREAFSSQAELLVNARQAADLVGATPMDRPEWTTIGQNNTVFWTLTNNSNRTEPNAANRQAPNNDGHIIRTREFGGDAESQDFSWDFFILASETRDTEGVFTDPDAAYIDPEGRLFIGTDGGQPDGLQDQLTVFDTTEDLPLGQNPEPKRLFVGVNSDEITGWATTPDLRTAFTNMQHPGDGNPANTNFPAATDGVTIPRDCTIVLKKRDGGVIGS; this is encoded by the coding sequence ATGAACAGCACCAAGCTGGGCGGCGACAACGCTGCTATCCACGACGAAAAAGAGAGCATCGGCTCCAACCGATCCGGCAACACGCCGTTTGCAGAGATCGCTGCCACGCGCCGCGACGTGATGGCCGGCGGACTGGCCGCTGCCGTCTCCGGCTTCCTGGCGCCGAAGGCGTTCGCCACCGAGGCGAACTCCACTGGCATTCCGAAGGGTGAGCAGGTCGAGGGCGGCCTGGTGAACTTCGCGCCGGTCACCATCGAGCAGTACAACGCGGAGAGCGAAGGCGGCACCGTGCCCGTCATCTCCTCCGATTACGAATTCCAGGCCATCATCCCCTGGGGCACGCCGATCGTGCCGGGCGTCGCTGAGTACACCGGCGATCCCAACACCCGCCCGACCGCTGCCGAGCAGGAGCAGATGATCGGCATCGGCCACGACGGCATGTGGTTCTTCCCGGAAGCAGGCGCCACCAGCGATGGCATGCTCTGCATCAACCACGAGTTCGGCACCGACAGCCACCTCCTCGGTAAGGACGAGCCCGAAAACCTCGACGACGTGCGCCTGTCCCAGGCCGGCCATGGCGTGTCCGTGGTTCGCATCGCCGAAGACGAGCAGGGCAACTGGGGCGTCGTGTTCGACGATCGCAACCGTCGCGTCACCGTGAACACGCCGGTCGTGTTCGACGGTCCCGTCGCCGGCTCCGAGTTCCTGGTCAACGCTGCGGGCAACGCGCCGCAGGGCACCGTGAACAACTGCGGTAGCGGCTTCACGCCGTGGGGCACCTACCTCACCTGCGAAGAGAACTTCAACGGCTACTTCGGCATCACCGATCCCGAGTACCAACTCACCGAAGCCCAGGACCGCTACGGCTTCGACGCCGACGGTTTCGGCTACGGCTGGTACAACTTCGATCCGCGCTTCGATATCTCCAACCCCGACTACGCCAACGAGTCCAACCGCTTCGGCTGGATCGTGGAGATCGATCCGCAGAACCCCGACAAGCCCCCCGTCAAGCACACGGCACTCGGTCGCTTCAAGCACGAAGCCATCGCCATCCAGGTCGCGCCCAGCGGCAAGGTGGTGTGCTACATGGGTGACGACGAGCGCTTCGACTACTGCTACAAGTTCGTCTCCGAGTTCCGTTGGGAAGACGCCATCCAGGCTGGCATCAGCCCGCTGGCTTCGGGTCGCCTGTACGTCGCTCGCTTCTTCGTGACCGGCCGCGGTCGCTGGATCGAGCTGTCTCGCCGCAACGAGACCCTGCGTGAGGCCTTCTCCTCCCAGGCCGAGCTGCTGGTGAACGCACGTCAGGCAGCTGACCTCGTGGGTGCCACCCCGATGGACCGTCCCGAGTGGACCACCATCGGTCAGAACAACACCGTGTTCTGGACCCTCACCAACAACTCCAACCGTACGGAGCCGAACGCGGCCAACCGCCAGGCGCCGAACAACGACGGCCACATCATCCGCACCCGCGAGTTCGGTGGCGATGCAGAGAGCCAGGACTTCTCCTGGGACTTCTTCATCCTCGCCTCCGAGACCCGCGACACCGAAGGTGTGTTCACCGATCCGGACGCGGCCTACATCGATCCGGAAGGTCGTCTGTTCATCGGTACCGATGGCGGCCAGCCGGACGGTCTGCAGGACCAGCTCACCGTGTTCGATACCACCGAAGACCTGCCGCTCGGTCAGAACCCCGAGCCCAAGCGTCTGTTCGTGGGCGTGAACAGCGATGAGATCACCGGCTGGGCCACCACGCCGGACCTGCGCACGGCGTTCACCAACATGCAGCACCCCGGTGACGGCAATCCCGCCAACACCAACTTCCCCGCTGCTACGGACGGCGTGACCATCCCCCGCGACTGCACCATCGTGCTGAAGAAGCGCGACGGTGGCGTGATCGGCTCCTAA
- a CDS encoding GNAT family N-acetyltransferase, with product MPPRVTIDPMFTHRIATNADIPAIKALMLAAIEGNMSAYLSTAEIEAAKETMGVDQTLIDDGTYFLIEAEVNGAAVLVGCGGWGKRRTLFGGNHTVGRDDSLSDPATEPARIRAMYTHPEWTRRGIGALLIELGEQAARDAGFRTIELGSTIPGEPLYRARGFREVERWNQPGANGEPNTIIRMAKTL from the coding sequence ATGCCCCCCCGCGTTACCATCGACCCCATGTTTACCCACCGTATCGCCACCAACGCGGACATCCCTGCGATCAAGGCCCTCATGCTCGCCGCGATCGAGGGCAACATGAGCGCCTACCTCTCCACCGCCGAGATCGAAGCGGCCAAGGAGACCATGGGCGTCGACCAGACCCTGATCGACGACGGCACCTACTTCCTCATCGAAGCCGAGGTGAACGGCGCCGCCGTGCTGGTGGGCTGCGGTGGTTGGGGCAAGCGACGCACGCTCTTCGGCGGTAACCACACGGTGGGCCGTGACGACTCCTTGAGCGATCCCGCCACCGAGCCGGCCCGCATCCGCGCCATGTACACGCACCCGGAGTGGACCCGTCGCGGCATCGGTGCGTTACTCATCGAACTCGGCGAGCAGGCCGCTCGCGACGCCGGCTTTCGCACCATCGAACTCGGCTCCACCATCCCCGGTGAACCCCTCTACCGCGCCCGCGGCTTCCGTGAGGTGGAGCGCTGGAATCAACCCGGCGCCAACGGCGAACCGAACACCATCATTAGGATGGCAAAGACCCTCTAG